Proteins from a single region of Thermoanaerobacter uzonensis DSM 18761:
- a CDS encoding LegC family aminotransferase, producing the protein MCELYLDSPNLGELEKEYILKAIDSNFVSTVGPFVPEFEEKFAKYLKVTSCVAVQSGTAAIHAALYELGIKEGDEVIVPAITFVATVNPIVYCGATPVFVDIDKDTWDIDPKEIEKAITSKTKAIIPVHLYGNPCDMDEIMKIAEKYGLYVIEDATESLGAEYKGRMTGTIGHIGCFSFNGNKIITTGGGGMISTNKEKWAAHIKFLVNQARDASQGYFHPEIGFNYRMTNLEAALGLAQLERLPEFLKKKRMYFEAYKKIFEGIDEITLQKEYEGAISSAWLPSIKIDCKKVNMTIPEIQSKLKERGIPTRRIFNPIIDFPPYVKYKKGSYSNSYEIFENGLSLPASTLNTMESIEYAAKTLLDILGLKKEVIL; encoded by the coding sequence ATGTGTGAATTATATCTTGATTCTCCTAATTTAGGTGAGTTAGAAAAAGAATATATTTTAAAAGCAATTGATAGTAATTTTGTATCGACTGTTGGCCCTTTTGTACCCGAGTTTGAAGAGAAATTTGCAAAATATTTAAAAGTAACCTCTTGTGTTGCAGTACAAAGTGGTACAGCGGCAATTCATGCTGCACTATATGAACTAGGTATAAAAGAAGGAGATGAGGTTATTGTACCTGCTATTACCTTTGTTGCAACTGTTAATCCAATAGTTTATTGTGGGGCAACTCCAGTGTTTGTTGATATTGACAAAGATACTTGGGATATAGATCCGAAAGAAATTGAAAAAGCAATAACTTCGAAGACAAAAGCTATCATACCAGTTCACTTATATGGTAATCCATGTGATATGGATGAAATAATGAAGATTGCTGAGAAATATGGACTTTACGTGATTGAAGATGCGACAGAAAGTCTTGGTGCTGAATATAAAGGGCGTATGACAGGTACAATTGGCCATATTGGATGTTTCAGCTTTAATGGCAATAAAATTATCACAACGGGCGGAGGCGGAATGATATCAACAAATAAGGAAAAGTGGGCTGCTCATATAAAATTTTTAGTTAACCAAGCGAGAGATGCATCACAGGGTTATTTTCATCCTGAAATAGGTTTTAATTATCGGATGACAAATTTGGAAGCGGCTCTTGGGCTTGCCCAACTAGAACGTTTACCAGAATTTCTCAAAAAGAAGCGTATGTATTTTGAAGCGTATAAAAAAATTTTTGAAGGTATTGACGAGATAACACTCCAGAAAGAGTACGAAGGTGCTATAAGTTCTGCATGGCTTCCATCTATAAAAATTGATTGCAAAAAAGTAAATATGACTATACCGGAGATTCAGAGCAAATTAAAAGAAAGAGGTATTCCAACAAGAAGGATATTTAATCCAATAATTGATTTTCCGCCATATGTTAAGTATAAAAAGGGTAGTTATTCTAATTCATATGAAATATTTGAAAATGGCTTAAGTTTACCAGCGTCTACTTTAAATACGATGGAGAGTATAGAATATGCAGCAAAAACACTATTGGATATCTTAGGTCTTAAGAAAGAGGTAATTTTATGA
- a CDS encoding acetyltransferase has protein sequence MKKVILIGAGGHAKAVIDILKKNNQEIEIVGLITKDAADIGEKVLGVPIIGTDKELSELFNKGIRYALIAVGSVDNNFLREKLYKKVANIGYTFINAFHPSSIISDYARFGTGNVVMAGVLVGPDTIIGNNVILNTGSIIEHDCVIEDHVHIAPGVKIAGGVKIGETSHIGIGSVIIQGIKIGKNVVVGAGTIVLEDIPDNAVVVGVPGKIKKFRETND, from the coding sequence TTGAAAAAAGTAATATTGATTGGTGCAGGAGGACATGCAAAAGCAGTAATAGATATACTTAAAAAAAACAATCAAGAGATAGAAATTGTAGGGTTAATAACAAAAGATGCTGCCGATATAGGGGAGAAAGTATTAGGGGTACCGATAATTGGTACAGATAAAGAACTTAGTGAGCTATTTAACAAAGGTATAAGGTATGCTCTTATAGCTGTAGGAAGTGTTGACAATAATTTTTTAAGGGAAAAGTTATATAAAAAGGTCGCAAATATTGGGTATACTTTTATAAATGCATTTCATCCTTCTTCCATTATTTCTGATTATGCGAGGTTTGGTACGGGAAATGTTGTTATGGCAGGAGTATTGGTTGGGCCTGATACAATAATAGGGAACAATGTAATTTTAAATACAGGTTCCATAATAGAACATGATTGTGTGATAGAAGATCATGTTCACATAGCTCCAGGTGTCAAAATTGCAGGAGGGGTAAAAATTGGAGAAACAAGCCACATTGGAATTGGTAGTGTTATTATTCAGGGGATAAAGATAGGAAAAAATGTTGTGGTTGGAGCAGGAACTATTGTTTTAGAAGATATACCAGATAATGCAGTTGTGGTAGGTGTGCCGGGGAAAATCAAAAAATTTAGGGAAACCAATGATTAA
- the neuB gene encoding N-acetylneuraminate synthase — MIKIGSKTISENSPVFIIAEAGVNHNGDVEIAKKMVDAACEAGADAIKFQIFKTDSLVIKNADKAEYQKLNTGIDETQYDMLKKLELSYEEHFKIMEYCKERNIIYLSTPFDYESVDALEELNVCAYKISSGDITNLPFLKYIASKGKPMIVSTGMSNLGEVEDAIEIIKSTGNEEIILLHCTSSYPTEYHDVNLKSMITLKNAFQIPIGYSDHTLGIEVPIAAVSLGARIIEKHFTLDRTMPGPDHKASLEPAELKQMIISIRNIEKALGNGIKKCTQSEENVKKIARKSIVAATYIPKGSIINENMLTIKRPGTGIPPKFIDYLIGKKAKIDILKDTILDLSMIE; from the coding sequence ATGATTAAAATAGGGAGTAAAACAATTTCTGAGAATTCACCCGTGTTTATTATAGCTGAGGCTGGTGTGAATCACAATGGAGATGTAGAAATAGCGAAAAAAATGGTTGATGCGGCATGTGAGGCAGGAGCAGATGCAATAAAATTTCAAATATTTAAAACAGATAGTTTAGTGATTAAAAATGCGGATAAGGCTGAATATCAAAAGTTAAATACAGGAATAGATGAAACACAGTATGATATGTTAAAAAAATTAGAACTTTCATACGAAGAACATTTCAAAATTATGGAATACTGTAAAGAGCGAAATATAATATATCTTTCAACACCGTTTGATTATGAAAGTGTTGACGCATTAGAAGAACTAAATGTTTGTGCATATAAAATAAGTTCAGGAGACATAACAAACCTTCCATTTCTAAAATACATAGCAAGCAAGGGAAAACCAATGATTGTTTCTACAGGCATGTCAAATCTAGGTGAAGTAGAAGATGCAATAGAAATAATAAAAAGTACGGGGAACGAAGAGATAATTTTATTGCACTGTACATCCAGTTACCCGACAGAATACCATGACGTAAACTTAAAGTCGATGATTACTTTAAAGAATGCTTTTCAAATCCCAATAGGCTATTCTGATCATACACTTGGTATTGAAGTCCCAATTGCTGCAGTATCATTAGGAGCAAGAATTATTGAAAAACATTTTACTCTTGATAGAACTATGCCAGGACCTGATCATAAAGCATCATTAGAGCCTGCTGAACTAAAGCAAATGATTATTAGTATACGAAATATAGAAAAAGCCTTAGGTAATGGGATAAAAAAATGTACACAAAGTGAGGAAAATGTCAAAAAAATAGCCAGAAAATCAATTGTTGCAGCAACTTATATTCCTAAAGGAAGTATTATTAATGAAAATATGTTAACGATAAAAAGACCGGGGACGGGTATACCACCGAAGTTCATAGATTATTTAATAGGTAAAAAAGCAAAAATTGACATCTTAAAGGATACAATTCTTGATCTATCGATGATTGAATAG
- a CDS encoding Spo0E family sporulation regulatory protein-aspartic acid phosphatase, with amino-acid sequence MEKVIKEHYYEENDIAERIRLLKKKLNECNIELPKALELSRELDELIVMYMKREKQVKQVK; translated from the coding sequence ATGGAGAAAGTAATAAAAGAGCATTATTATGAAGAAAATGATATTGCTGAAAGGATAAGGCTTTTAAAAAAGAAATTAAATGAATGCAACATAGAACTTCCCAAAGCTTTAGAACTTAGCCGTGAATTAGACGAATTGATTGTCATGTACATGAAAAGAGAAAAACAAGTAAAACAGGTAAAATAA
- the asnB gene encoding asparagine synthase (glutamine-hydrolyzing), which produces MCGITGWVNFDMDLSLQNEVIEKMTDTLKKRGPDGSGIWLSKHCALGHRRLIVIDPEGGSQPMIKKYGEKNFVIIHNGELYNMDELKNELISLGYTFKTRSDTEIILTSYIEWGSLCVKKFNGIFAFAIWDEIQNRLFIARDHLGIKPLFYTIKNGSLIFGSEIKAILAHPHVKPEIDSQGLAEIFLMGPSRTPGCGVFKDIKELKAGHYLIFTKNGANISKYWSLQSLPHEDDLEKTGEKIRYLLKDSSVRQLVSDVPLCSLLSGGLDSTAVSFFANEELKQKGQKLITYSVDYVGNDKYFTPNEFQPNSDADWVKFVANKLDTNHNYVFIDNEELAHALKPALYARDLPGMADIDSSLYLFLKEVKKGATVALSGEGADEVFGGYPWFRNKEAIESHTFPWIRMVNERMKLLLPEVVKYIRPIEYLNDRYNEALNEVPKLNGEDPYNARMREMFYLNITRFMPMLLDRMDRMSMAVGFEARVPFLDYRLVEYVWNIPWEMKNLNGREKGILRYALKGYIPEEVIERKKSPYPKTHNPVFKNIVKEWLKQIIDDSTSPLLQLVDKKAIAELIETDAKAYDPAWFSQLMGSAQLFAYLVQINMWLKDYKISIV; this is translated from the coding sequence ATGTGTGGAATAACGGGATGGGTTAACTTTGATATGGACTTATCACTTCAAAATGAAGTAATCGAAAAAATGACAGACACTCTTAAAAAAAGAGGACCAGACGGTTCTGGAATATGGTTGTCAAAACATTGTGCTTTAGGTCATCGTCGATTAATTGTAATAGATCCAGAAGGTGGAAGTCAACCAATGATAAAAAAATACGGTGAAAAAAATTTTGTCATCATCCACAATGGAGAACTCTACAATATGGATGAATTGAAAAACGAACTCATATCCTTGGGATATACTTTTAAAACCCGTTCAGATACTGAAATTATTTTGACATCTTATATAGAATGGGGTTCTTTATGTGTTAAAAAATTTAATGGAATATTTGCTTTTGCAATATGGGATGAAATACAAAATAGGCTTTTTATTGCCAGGGACCATCTCGGAATAAAACCACTATTTTATACCATTAAAAACGGATCTTTGATATTTGGTTCAGAGATTAAAGCAATATTAGCACATCCTCATGTAAAACCAGAGATAGACTCACAAGGTCTTGCAGAAATATTTTTAATGGGACCTTCAAGGACCCCCGGATGTGGTGTCTTTAAAGACATTAAAGAATTAAAAGCCGGGCATTACCTCATATTCACTAAAAATGGAGCAAACATAAGCAAATACTGGTCATTGCAAAGTCTTCCCCATGAAGATGACCTTGAGAAAACAGGGGAAAAAATAAGGTATCTCCTTAAAGATTCTTCAGTGAGGCAGCTTGTTTCAGACGTACCTTTATGTTCATTGCTATCAGGTGGACTTGATTCAACTGCTGTATCCTTCTTCGCAAATGAAGAATTAAAACAAAAAGGTCAAAAACTTATAACATACTCGGTAGATTATGTGGGTAATGATAAATATTTTACGCCAAACGAATTTCAACCAAACTCTGACGCAGACTGGGTAAAATTTGTTGCAAATAAACTTGACACAAACCATAACTATGTATTTATAGATAACGAAGAACTTGCACATGCTCTAAAGCCAGCCTTGTACGCTCGAGACCTTCCTGGTATGGCAGATATAGATTCATCTTTATATCTATTTTTAAAAGAAGTAAAAAAAGGAGCCACAGTCGCTCTATCAGGAGAAGGTGCTGATGAAGTTTTTGGAGGTTATCCCTGGTTTAGAAACAAAGAAGCAATTGAAAGTCACACCTTCCCATGGATAAGAATGGTCAACGAACGCATGAAATTGCTTTTGCCAGAAGTTGTAAAATACATAAGACCTATAGAATACTTAAATGATAGATATAATGAAGCTTTAAATGAAGTGCCAAAGCTGAATGGAGAAGACCCCTATAATGCTCGAATGAGGGAAATGTTTTACCTTAACATAACAAGATTTATGCCCATGCTTCTTGATAGAATGGATAGAATGAGTATGGCAGTAGGTTTTGAAGCAAGAGTACCTTTTTTAGACTACAGACTTGTGGAATATGTCTGGAATATACCGTGGGAAATGAAAAATCTCAACGGAAGGGAAAAAGGAATACTTAGATACGCTCTAAAAGGTTACATCCCAGAGGAAGTAATTGAAAGAAAGAAGAGTCCTTACCCTAAAACACACAATCCAGTATTTAAAAACATCGTTAAAGAATGGCTAAAACAAATAATTGATGACAGTACATCGCCTTTATTACAACTTGTAGATAAAAAAGCAATCGCAGAACTTATAGAAACAGATGCAAAAGCCTATGATCCTGCCTGGTTTTCACAGCTTATGGGCTCCGCCCAGCTCTTCGCTTACCTCGTACAAATAAATATGTGGCTAAAAGATTATAAAATTTCTATAGTGTAG
- a CDS encoding NAD-dependent 4,6-dehydratase LegB, which produces MKIKGKKILVTGAGGFIGSHLVEKLVEMGAKVRAFVRYNSKNNWGWLETSPYKTEIEIYTGDIRDYDSVKDSMKGIEVVFHLAALIGIPYSYISPLAYIKTNIEGTYNVLQSARELGVERVIHTSTSEVYGTAKYVPIDESHPLQPQSPYSATKISADNIALSFYNAFNLPVTIVRPFNTYGPRQSARAVIPTIITQIMSGKKQIKLGNLQPTRDMNYVIDTVNGFIKIAECDKLLGEVTNIGSGKEISIGDLARLIFQLMGVEVEIEQEEQRFRPEKSEVERLLCDNKKIKKFTDWEPKYSLDKGLNETIKWMSSHLNMYKPEVYNV; this is translated from the coding sequence ATGAAAATAAAAGGTAAAAAAATTCTTGTTACAGGTGCAGGAGGGTTTATTGGTTCTCATCTTGTAGAAAAATTAGTTGAAATGGGTGCAAAAGTGCGAGCATTTGTTCGATACAATTCCAAAAATAATTGGGGATGGTTGGAGACATCACCATATAAAACGGAAATAGAAATTTACACCGGTGATATAAGAGATTATGATAGTGTAAAAGATTCCATGAAAGGAATAGAGGTTGTTTTTCACTTAGCTGCTCTTATAGGAATACCGTATTCATATATTTCGCCACTTGCATATATAAAGACAAATATAGAAGGAACGTATAATGTATTGCAATCTGCAAGAGAACTAGGTGTAGAAAGAGTAATACATACCTCCACAAGTGAAGTTTATGGGACGGCGAAATATGTGCCTATTGATGAATCACATCCATTACAGCCACAATCTCCGTATTCGGCTACCAAGATAAGTGCCGATAATATAGCACTGAGTTTTTATAATGCATTCAATTTACCGGTAACAATAGTGCGACCGTTTAACACGTATGGTCCACGTCAATCTGCAAGAGCAGTAATTCCTACAATTATTACTCAGATTATGAGTGGTAAAAAACAAATTAAACTTGGTAATTTACAACCTACAAGAGACATGAATTATGTGATAGATACAGTAAATGGATTTATAAAGATAGCAGAATGTGATAAACTTTTAGGAGAAGTAACGAATATAGGTTCAGGGAAGGAAATATCAATAGGAGATTTAGCCAGGCTTATTTTTCAGTTAATGGGAGTGGAAGTAGAAATAGAACAAGAAGAGCAAAGATTTAGGCCGGAAAAAAGTGAAGTTGAAAGGTTGCTCTGTGATAACAAGAAAATAAAAAAATTTACTGATTGGGAGCCTAAATATTCGCTGGATAAGGGGCTTAATGAGACCATAAAATGGATGAGTTCTCACTTAAATATGTATAAGCCGGAGGTATACAATGTGTGA
- a CDS encoding nucleotidyltransferase family protein, with amino-acid sequence MEKIKSVLIKEESLIKEAIKQLNENSLQILLVIDDNYRLIGTVTDGDIRRAILNNISFDEPVGKIMNRVPKFVYIGEEESAKELMIKHRIKTIPVLDRERRVVDLILMEKFLETKYEYSEKPNYVFIMAGGKGTRLDPFTKILPKPLIPIGDTPIIELIVKNFKKYGFNNFLISVNYKAEIIKLYFSENPDGYNINFIHEKDFLGTAGSLRLAEEKLKDTFIVSNCDVIIDIDFDELLKYHKKNNNHATIVGVVKNMQIPYGVIDVNNGELVNMIEKPEYNFVINSGVYVLEPELINLIPQGKPINMPDLLLKSKEFGYKVGVYPISSKWFDVGQWEEYRNTLEYFKKVEGI; translated from the coding sequence ATGGAAAAGATCAAATCTGTTCTTATTAAAGAAGAATCCTTGATTAAAGAAGCAATAAAACAATTAAATGAAAATAGCCTTCAAATTCTTCTTGTTATAGATGACAATTATAGATTGATTGGTACCGTTACAGATGGCGATATACGAAGAGCAATTCTAAATAATATTTCTTTTGATGAACCAGTTGGCAAGATTATGAATAGAGTGCCGAAATTTGTTTATATAGGGGAAGAAGAAAGTGCGAAGGAGCTTATGATAAAACATAGAATAAAAACTATTCCGGTTTTAGATAGAGAAAGAAGAGTTGTAGACTTAATTTTGATGGAAAAATTTCTTGAAACGAAATACGAATATTCTGAAAAACCAAATTATGTTTTTATTATGGCAGGGGGAAAAGGCACAAGGTTGGATCCTTTTACAAAAATACTCCCAAAGCCTTTAATACCAATTGGAGATACCCCCATAATTGAACTTATTGTTAAAAATTTCAAAAAATATGGTTTTAATAACTTTTTAATTTCAGTGAATTATAAAGCAGAAATTATAAAATTATATTTTTCAGAAAATCCTGATGGATACAATATAAATTTTATACACGAAAAAGATTTTCTTGGAACAGCAGGTTCGCTGAGACTTGCAGAGGAAAAATTGAAAGATACATTCATAGTTTCAAACTGTGATGTAATTATAGATATAGATTTTGATGAATTGTTGAAATATCACAAAAAAAATAATAATCATGCAACGATTGTAGGAGTAGTAAAAAATATGCAGATTCCATATGGGGTTATAGACGTAAATAATGGAGAGCTTGTAAATATGATTGAAAAACCGGAATACAACTTTGTTATAAATTCAGGAGTTTATGTGTTAGAACCAGAGTTAATCAATTTAATTCCACAAGGTAAGCCAATAAATATGCCAGACTTATTGTTAAAATCAAAAGAATTTGGCTATAAAGTAGGTGTGTATCCGATAAGTTCAAAGTGGTTTGATGTAGGTCAATGGGAAGAATATAGAAATACGTTAGAATATTTTAAAAAGGTGGAAGGTATCTAA
- the neuC gene encoding UDP-N-acetylglucosamine 2-epimerase, which produces MKKIAVVTGTRAEYGLLYWTMKEIENDPELKLQLLVTGMHLSPEFGLTIQEIEKDGFRIEEKIEILLSSDTGQGVAKAIGLGVIGFAQAFARLNPDILVILGDRFEIFAAATAAMVMNIPIAHIGGGESTEGAIDEQIRHAITRMAHIHFTSCDYYAERIKKMGEEEWRIFNVGAPGLENIKRLKLFEREELEKLLNIDLSKTTLLVTYHSVTLEMQTLKEQMDNLLSALMQTGHQIIFTYPNSDSGGRYIIKRINEFIKDYNKAKAFVNLGQQKYLSLFQYVSAIVGNSSSGIIEAPSFKLPVVNIGDRQKGRLRAKNIIDVGYSKDEILDGINKALYNEEFRAKLKDTKNPYGDGDTSKKIIKILKNINTKQENFLKKKLTY; this is translated from the coding sequence ATGAAAAAAATTGCGGTTGTTACAGGTACAAGAGCAGAGTATGGACTATTATATTGGACAATGAAAGAAATTGAAAATGATCCGGAATTAAAATTACAACTTCTTGTTACAGGGATGCATTTATCACCAGAATTTGGACTAACGATACAGGAGATTGAAAAAGATGGATTTAGAATAGAAGAGAAAATAGAAATTTTGCTTTCCTCTGATACAGGACAAGGAGTAGCTAAAGCTATAGGATTAGGAGTTATAGGATTTGCTCAAGCTTTTGCAAGATTAAATCCTGATATACTTGTGATTTTAGGTGACAGATTTGAAATATTTGCAGCTGCGACCGCAGCAATGGTAATGAATATACCCATCGCTCATATTGGTGGTGGTGAATCAACAGAAGGAGCAATTGACGAGCAAATAAGACATGCAATAACTAGAATGGCACACATTCATTTTACTAGTTGTGACTATTATGCAGAAAGAATAAAAAAAATGGGAGAAGAAGAATGGCGTATATTTAATGTTGGAGCGCCAGGATTAGAAAATATTAAGCGATTAAAGTTGTTTGAAAGAGAAGAACTGGAAAAATTGCTTAATATAGATTTAAGTAAAACCACATTATTAGTTACGTATCATTCGGTAACGTTGGAAATGCAAACTTTAAAAGAGCAAATGGATAATCTTTTAAGTGCATTGATGCAAACAGGGCATCAAATTATATTTACCTATCCTAATTCTGATAGTGGAGGTAGATATATAATTAAAAGAATAAACGAATTTATTAAAGACTATAACAAAGCCAAAGCTTTTGTAAATTTAGGACAGCAGAAATATTTAAGTTTGTTCCAATATGTCAGTGCAATAGTTGGGAACTCTTCAAGTGGCATTATTGAAGCCCCATCTTTTAAATTACCTGTTGTAAACATAGGTGACAGGCAAAAAGGTAGACTGCGAGCTAAAAATATTATAGATGTTGGTTATTCTAAAGATGAGATATTAGACGGTATTAATAAAGCACTATATAATGAAGAGTTTAGAGCAAAACTTAAGGATACAAAAAATCCTTATGGAGATGGGGATACGAGTAAAAAGATTATTAAAATATTAAAAAATATCAATACAAAACAAGAGAATTTCCTAAAAAAGAAGCTTACTTATTAG
- a CDS encoding motility associated factor glycosyltransferase family protein has product MSLFEIVKAKEGFDTLVLVADNKRYFLHSIYYPVKEAREWAEKIQFNDEEIILIYGVGLGYHINFLAEKLCVGNRLILVEPSKEIFEYALNNGYYDEFKDKANIFFINEDSDENIRNLLSRYIPWDNFENLVYKEFKQYPTVFEDHYKMFNNCLIETINAMRINRNTALYFASQWQSNFMENIEFIFKSVPVKSFFNLFKDIPAVIVSAGPSLDKNIRLLKEAKDKSIIICVGTALKALLREGIEPDFVVSIDGSEKNFKHFEGCSVNSPLLYDLTVYPQILKEYKGPLIMGRIASDFSALFEGKLSLEFGSLNAGPSVANLSLDFAYKMGCNPIVFIGQDLAYLNNRTHASGTTYEKDRINSNSDEKEYIYVDGNHEDKVLTDRVLLSFKTWFENYIYTHSDRIYINATEGGALIKGTKIMSFKDVIEEYMNVNLNIHQRINDLFINERIKPEQEKINSLQKEFENTIKRLRIIKWDCMRGAKLSKKMYNEYEKDINADVTRILAILDKIDAKLRNSKESFLFISSILNIVTTKVLKGFKAKKNETEREKKLRISMMSYTLYQGIYEAIVQSEKSLEKALNTIKSLNSRNITNS; this is encoded by the coding sequence ATGAGTTTATTTGAAATTGTTAAAGCAAAAGAAGGGTTTGATACTTTAGTTTTAGTAGCTGATAATAAAAGATATTTTTTACACAGTATCTATTACCCTGTAAAAGAGGCACGAGAGTGGGCAGAGAAGATTCAATTTAATGATGAAGAGATAATATTAATTTATGGGGTAGGACTGGGTTATCATATAAATTTTTTAGCAGAAAAATTGTGTGTGGGTAATAGGCTAATTTTAGTTGAGCCATCGAAGGAAATATTTGAATATGCATTAAATAATGGTTATTATGATGAATTTAAGGATAAAGCTAATATATTTTTTATAAATGAGGATTCAGATGAAAATATAAGAAATTTGTTATCTAGATATATTCCATGGGATAATTTTGAAAATCTTGTTTATAAGGAATTTAAACAATATCCTACAGTCTTTGAAGATCATTATAAGATGTTTAACAACTGCTTAATAGAAACTATAAATGCAATGAGGATAAATAGAAATACGGCCTTGTATTTTGCATCCCAATGGCAATCAAATTTTATGGAAAATATAGAGTTTATTTTTAAAAGTGTACCAGTGAAGTCGTTTTTCAATTTATTCAAAGATATTCCAGCTGTTATAGTATCAGCAGGTCCTTCATTAGATAAGAATATTAGACTTTTAAAAGAAGCAAAGGATAAGAGTATAATAATATGTGTTGGTACTGCTTTAAAGGCTTTATTAAGAGAAGGGATTGAACCAGATTTTGTTGTTTCAATAGATGGAAGTGAGAAAAACTTTAAACATTTTGAGGGTTGTTCAGTTAACAGTCCATTATTATATGACCTTACAGTATATCCACAAATATTGAAGGAATATAAAGGTCCTCTTATTATGGGACGAATTGCTTCAGATTTTTCTGCTTTATTTGAGGGAAAACTATCGTTAGAATTTGGAAGTTTAAATGCAGGTCCCTCAGTAGCAAATTTGTCGCTAGATTTTGCTTATAAAATGGGATGTAATCCTATTGTATTTATAGGGCAGGACTTAGCATATTTAAATAATCGAACACATGCTTCTGGAACAACCTATGAAAAAGACAGAATAAATAGCAATTCTGATGAAAAAGAGTATATATATGTTGATGGCAATCATGAAGATAAGGTTTTAACAGACCGGGTTTTGCTTTCATTTAAGACGTGGTTTGAAAATTATATATATACTCACTCAGATAGGATTTACATAAATGCAACAGAAGGTGGCGCACTTATAAAAGGAACAAAAATAATGAGTTTTAAAGATGTAATAGAGGAATATATGAATGTAAATTTAAATATACATCAAAGAATTAATGATCTATTTATAAATGAAAGAATAAAACCAGAACAAGAGAAAATAAATTCTCTTCAAAAGGAATTTGAAAATACAATTAAAAGATTAAGGATAATAAAATGGGATTGTATGCGTGGTGCAAAGCTATCAAAAAAAATGTATAATGAATATGAAAAAGATATTAATGCTGACGTAACGCGAATACTCGCAATATTGGATAAAATTGACGCAAAATTGAGAAATTCCAAAGAAAGCTTTTTATTTATATCCTCTATCTTAAATATAGTAACAACAAAAGTCCTTAAAGGATTTAAAGCTAAAAAAAATGAAACAGAAAGAGAAAAGAAACTACGAATATCCATGATGTCGTATACACTTTATCAGGGTATTTATGAAGCAATAGTACAATCGGAAAAAAGTCTTGAGAAGGCATTAAATACGATAAAAAGTTTAAATTCTAGAAATATAACTAATTCTTAA
- a CDS encoding acylneuraminate cytidylyltransferase family protein: MYKGKTILALIPARGGSKGVPKKNIRLLLHKPLIAYTIETALEVDFLDKIIVSTEDLEIAKISKEYGAEVPFLRPYELATDEAKSIDVILHAMDWMEKEHGTFNLILLLQPTSPFRNSEDIKTALDIFFEKNARAVVSVCEAEHSPLWMNTLNDDLNMKDFIRKDILNKNRQELGKYYRINGAIYIAEWDYLRQNKTFFGDKTYAYIMPKERSIDIDTEMDFKFAEFLINRYG, from the coding sequence ATGTATAAAGGGAAAACAATATTAGCGTTGATACCTGCACGAGGGGGTTCTAAAGGAGTACCAAAAAAAAATATAAGACTTCTTTTGCATAAGCCTCTTATTGCTTATACTATTGAAACTGCGTTAGAAGTTGATTTTTTGGATAAAATAATAGTATCAACAGAGGATTTGGAAATAGCAAAAATATCTAAAGAATATGGAGCAGAAGTCCCTTTTTTAAGGCCTTATGAATTAGCAACTGATGAAGCAAAATCAATAGATGTTATTTTACATGCCATGGACTGGATGGAAAAAGAACATGGTACATTTAATTTGATTTTACTTTTGCAACCTACGTCACCTTTCAGAAATAGTGAAGATATTAAAACTGCTCTTGATATATTTTTTGAAAAAAATGCAAGGGCTGTGGTTTCTGTTTGTGAAGCAGAACATTCTCCTTTATGGATGAATACTCTAAATGATGATCTAAATATGAAAGATTTTATTCGAAAAGATATTTTAAACAAAAATAGACAGGAGTTGGGTAAGTATTACCGTATTAATGGTGCAATTTATATAGCAGAATGGGATTATTTGAGACAAAATAAAACTTTTTTTGGAGATAAAACTTATGCCTATATTATGCCTAAAGAAAGATCTATTGATATTGATACTGAAATGGATTTTAAATTTGCTGAGTTTTTAATAAATAGATATGGCTAA